GAAAATAATGCATTGATTATAAATGGTACTACCGTACATATAATTAACGCAGATAAGCCAGAAGACATTGATTACACTGCTTATGGTATTATAAATGCGCTAATCATAGATAATACAGGAGCATTTAGAGACAAAGCAGCATTATCAAGACACCTAAAAGCAAAAGGAGCTGCAAAAGTATTATTAACAGCACCAGGACAAGGAATTCCGAATATCGTACATGGCGTTAACCATAAAGACTTTGATCCAAAAACAAATAAAATATGTTCTGCCGCATCTTGCACAACAAATGCTATTACGCCAATTCTAAAAGTTATTGAAGATTCTTTAGGCGTTGTAAAAGGTCATATTGAAACAATTCACGCGTTCACTAACGATCAAAATTTAGTAGATAACATGCACAACAAATACCGTCGTGGTAGAGCTGCAACCCTAAATATGGTTATTACTGAAACTGGAGCAGGCAAAGCTGTCACTAAAGCATTACCTAGTTTAATAGGCAAATTAACTTCAAATGCCATCCGTGTTCCTGTACCAAATGGCTCTTTGGCTATTTTAAATTTAGAAGTAACGACTACTACGTCAAAAGAGGCCATAAATACTCTTATGAAAAAATATGCCCTTCAAGGCGATTTAGTAGAACAAATTAAATATTCTTTTAACAATGAATTAGTTTCATCTGACATTGTAGGCACCTCTGCCCCGTCAATCTATGATAGTAAAGCAACAATTGTTTCTGAGGATGGAAAAAACATTGTTCTTTATATTTGGTATGACAATGAATATGGGTATTCACACCAAGTAATTAGGCTTGCAAAGTATATTTCTAAAGTTAGACGCTTTACTTATTACTAATTTTTTTTCCTTTCTAACTTTATTAAAGTAATTTAGCGCTTCTCTAAATCATTAAATAATTATTAAGAACACTTACTAGATGAAAAACATTAGATTATTACTTGTAACTTTAGCATTGTTATCGGTTAATTTCCAATTCGCACAAGAGTCACAAGATGACACTGAAGAAGACGCTTCGTTAGAAACTGGCTCAATACATGGCCAGTTTGATTACTTGGCTAAAAAATCCGGGAATTACAGAGCAGATGGTGTGTATTATGAAGTCGTAAAGATTACAAGTTTAGAAAAGCTTAAGCAGAATGTTATTGATACTCTTAACTTAATCAATAAGAGAACTACAGAGCTTAATAAAGTTATAGTAGATAACGAAAAAGATATTAATTCTTTAAACGGAAAGCTTACCGAAACAACAAACAATCTTTCTTCGGTTACAGAAGAAAAAGATAGCATGTCTATTCTTGGTATTTTAATAGCTAAGTCGACTTACAATGTTATCTTATGGACACTAATTGCTGCTCTTCTATTATTTCTATTGTTTTTTATCTACAAATTCAGAAATAGCAATATTTTAACACAAGAAGCTAAAACTAACTTATCTGAACTTGAAGTTGAATATGAAGAACATAGACGTAGAGCGCTAGAAAGAGAACAAAAAATTAGCAGACAATATCAAGATGAGATAAATAAAAATAAAAAGGCTAAATAAATAGCCTTTTTATTTTTATTCAATTTCTTAAATTCTGACACTTAATATTACTCTTATCTATTAAATTAGAGCAACATGCGTATTGATATTATAACAGTCCTACCGGAATTACTCAAAAGTCCTTTTGAAGCTAGTATATTAAAAAGAGCTATTGAAAAAGGTATTGTAGAAGTACATATGCATAACCTTAGAGATTATACGGATCTAAGTTACAATCAAATTGATGATTATCAATTTGGAGGTGGTGCGGGTATGGTCATGATGATTGAACCTATAGATAAGTGTATTGCAGCATTAAAAGAACAAAGAGACTACGATGAAGTTATTTACATGACTCCTGACGGTAAGACGCTAAATCAGAAAATAGCGAACAGCATGTCGCTCTTAGAAAATATTATCATTCTTTGCGGTCATTACAAAGGAGTAGACCAAAGAGTACGCGATGCCTACATTACAAAAGAAATCTCTATTGGAGACTATGTTTTATCTGGAGGAGAATTAGGAGCTGCTGTTTTTTGCGATACCATTATACGTTTAATACCCGGAGTGCTAAATAATGAAACTTCAGCCTTAACAGACACCTTTCAAGATGACTTATTAGCTCCGCCTGTATATACTAGACCTGCAGAATATAAAGGAATGAAAGTCCCCGAAATTCTATTAAGCGGAAACTTCCCTAAAATAGAAAAGTGGCGAGAAGATAAAGCCTATGAGCGTACGGAAAAACTTAGACCTGATTTAATAAAATAAAACAGGTTATTTGGTCACCTATTACGTCAATCTAAAGTTTTCGAAAATCAATTTAAATTTTTTCAAATAAATAAGATTGAAATATTGCCAATTATTAATATTTTACTACTTTTGCAATCCAATAAACCAACCTCTGACGATAATCGTGAATGTTGCTTTATAACAAACAGTAAATCAATACGATGGAAGCATTATTAAAATTTGTTCAAGACGAATTTGTTACTAAAAAAGAATTCCCTAATTTCTCAGCAGGTGATACAATTACCGTTTATTATGAAATTAAGGAAGGTGAAAAGACACGTACTCAGTTTTTTAGAGGTGTCGTAATACAAAGAAGAGGTTCTGGATCATCAGAAACTTTTACTATTAGAAAAATTTCTGGAACAGTAGGTGTTGAGCGTATCTTCCCTATCAATATGCCAGCATTACAAAAAGTAGAAGTTAATAAAAGAGGTAAAGTTAGAAGATCTCGTATCTTTTACTTCAGAGGACTTACTGGTAAGAAAGCAAGAATTAAAGAAATACGTTCTTAATTTAAGACCTAAACAATATAGAAACCCGCATTTAGCGGGTTTTTTTATGCCTAAATGACACAAAAAAGTTTTCAAATTTGGAAAACTGAAATAAAAATACTATTTTCATAGTATAAATAGTGAAGCAAATGCAATCAATGGTTGCCGTTTTGTAAATAGACAAGACAACAAGGTTTGTAAACTATACTAAAAAAGCCATATCATATGCTAAAAGCACTGATATGGCTTTTATCGTTTTGATAACAAAAAAAAATAACATTTTAGTACATTTAACATCATATTATCCTTAATTCTATCCAAGGTAAAACAGCAAAATATTGTATATTCGCACCGCTTAATTCAAATAAACTGCAATAATGCCAAAAATAATTTATACTAAGACAGACGAAGCTCCAGCTTTGGCAACTCAGTCCTTTTTACCTATAGTTAAAGCATTTACAAAAACATCAGGAATAAATATTGAAACAAAAGATATTTCTTTAGCGGGAAGAATCATTGCTACCTTCCCTGATTTTCTTAAGGAAGACCAACGTATTGCCGATGATTTAACAGAATTAGGAGAACTAGCAAAAAATCCAGACGCAAATATTATTAAGCTTCCTAATATTAGCGCTTCGGTTCCACAACTAAAAGAAGCCATAACAGAATTACAAGAAAAAGGATATGAATTACCTAATTATCCTGACGAACCTAAATCTGATGAAGAGAAACAAATAAAATCTCGTTACGATAAGATTAAAGGTAGTGCGGTAAACCCAGTATTAAGAGAAGGAAACTCTGACCGTAGAGCACCAAGAGCTGTGAAAAATTACGCTAAAAAGAACCCACATTCTATGGGGCCTTGGAGTTCAGATTCTAAAACTCATGTAGCTACTATGGGAGAAAATGATTTTAAAACCAATGAAAAATCATTAACCATTCCTTCAGCTACTAAAATAAACATAGAATTTGTAGCAGTAGATGGTACTAAAACTATATTAAAAGAAAATTTAGGCTTACTTGAAGGTGAAATTATTGATGCAACTGTATTAAGTAAAACTGCATTAATTAACTTCTTAATAAAGGAAATTAAAGACGCTAAAGAAAAAGGAGTCCTTTTATCGGTACATTTAAAAGCGACCATGATGAAGGTGTCTGACCCTATAATCTTTGGACACGTTGTAGAAACTTATTTCGCAGATGTATTCTCTAAATATACTGATACTTTTAAAGAATTAGGAGTAAGTGCTAATAATGGACTAGAAA
This genomic stretch from Cellulophaga algicola DSM 14237 harbors:
- a CDS encoding glyceraldehyde-3-phosphate dehydrogenase codes for the protein MDKIKSYEKELAFQADRRKATTEFIKIVSDLWYDKSIEVVLFKNQVIDKNVSDIINLHQYACEFVQKPISIFDSVEILRAINDMKLPPSKLDIGKLTYEYHADNENEEHVKAFVFNRLKDAEIAEIIKPKDVVLYGFGRIGRLVARELMAKTGKGNQMRLRAIVIRGAINKDVLEKRASLLRIDSIHGEFNGTVAIDTENNALIINGTTVHIINADKPEDIDYTAYGIINALIIDNTGAFRDKAALSRHLKAKGAAKVLLTAPGQGIPNIVHGVNHKDFDPKTNKICSAASCTTNAITPILKVIEDSLGVVKGHIETIHAFTNDQNLVDNMHNKYRRGRAATLNMVITETGAGKAVTKALPSLIGKLTSNAIRVPVPNGSLAILNLEVTTTTSKEAINTLMKKYALQGDLVEQIKYSFNNELVSSDIVGTSAPSIYDSKATIVSEDGKNIVLYIWYDNEYGYSHQVIRLAKYISKVRRFTYY
- the rplS gene encoding 50S ribosomal protein L19; translation: MEALLKFVQDEFVTKKEFPNFSAGDTITVYYEIKEGEKTRTQFFRGVVIQRRGSGSSETFTIRKISGTVGVERIFPINMPALQKVEVNKRGKVRRSRIFYFRGLTGKKARIKEIRS
- the trmD gene encoding tRNA (guanosine(37)-N1)-methyltransferase TrmD, whose amino-acid sequence is MRIDIITVLPELLKSPFEASILKRAIEKGIVEVHMHNLRDYTDLSYNQIDDYQFGGGAGMVMMIEPIDKCIAALKEQRDYDEVIYMTPDGKTLNQKIANSMSLLENIIILCGHYKGVDQRVRDAYITKEISIGDYVLSGGELGAAVFCDTIIRLIPGVLNNETSALTDTFQDDLLAPPVYTRPAEYKGMKVPEILLSGNFPKIEKWREDKAYERTEKLRPDLIK